The Apodemus sylvaticus chromosome 22, mApoSyl1.1, whole genome shotgun sequence genome includes a region encoding these proteins:
- the Tmem120a gene encoding ion channel TACAN — MQSPPPDPLGDCLRNWEDLQQDFQGIQETHRLYRLKLEELTKLQDNCTNSITRQKKRLQELALVLKKCRPSLPSESMEAAQELENQMKERQGLFFDMEAYLPKKNGLYLSLVLGNVNVTLLSKQAKFAYKDEYEKFKLYLTIILIVISFTCRFLLNSRVTDAAFNFLLVWYYCTLTIRESILINNGSRIKGWWVFHHYVSTFLSGVMLTWPDGLMYQKFRNQFLSFSMYQSFVQFLQYYYQSGCLYRLRALGERHTMDLTVEGFQSWMWRGLTFLLPFLFFGHFWQLFNALTLFNLARDPECKEWQVLMCGLPFLLLFLGNFFTTLRVVHQKFHSQQHRSKKD, encoded by the exons ATGCAGTCCCCGCCCCCGGACCCTCTGGGCGACTGCCTGCGCAACTGGGAGGATCTGCAGCAGGACTTCCAAGGGATCCAG GAAACACATCGCCTGTACCGCCTCAAGCTCGAGGAGCTGACCAAACTCCAGGACAACTGTACAAACTCCATCACACGCCAGAAGAAGCGGCTCCAGGAGCTGGCCTTGGTGCTGAAAAA ATGCAGACCCTCGCTGCCGTCCGAGTCCATGGAGGCTGCGCAGGAGCTGGAAAACCAGATGAAAGAGCGTCAGGGCCTCTTCTTCGACATGGAGGCATATCTGCCTAAGAAGAACGG GTTGTACCTGAGTCTGGTTCTGGGGAATGTCAACGTGACACTTTTGAGCAAGCAGGCTaa GTTCGCTTATAAAGACGAGTATGAGAAATTCAAGCTCTACCTCACCATCATCCTCATCGTCATCTCCTTCACCTGCCGCTTCCTGCTCAACTCCAG GGTGACAGACGCTGCCTTCAACTTCCTGCTTGTCTGGTATTACTGCACGCTGACCATCCGGGAGAGCATCCTCATCAATAATGGTTCCAG GATCAAAGGCTGGTGGGTTTTCCATCATTATGTGTCCACATTCCTGTCAGGAGTCATGCTAACCTG GCCAGATGGACTCATGTACCAGAAGTTCCGGAACCAGTTCCTGTCTTTCTCCATGTACCAGA GCTTCGTGCAGTTTCTGCAGTATTACTATCAGAGCGGGTGCCTGTACCGCCTGCGAGCCCTGGGCGAACGCCACACCATGGATCTCACTGTGG AGGGCTTTCAGTCTTGGATGTGGAGAGGCCTCACCTTCCTGCTTCCGTTCCTCTTCTTCGGACAT TTCTGGCAGCTTTTTAATGCCCTGACATTGTTTAACTTGGCCCGGGACCCTGAGTGCAAGGAGTGGCAG GTGCTCATGTGcggcctccccttcctcctcctcttcctcggcAATTTCTTCACCACCCTCCGAGTGGTGCATCAGAAGTTCCACAGCCAGCAGCACAGGAGCAAGAAGGATTGA
- the LOC127672858 gene encoding NADPH--cytochrome P450 reductase, giving the protein MGDSHEATSATMPETVAEEVSLFSTTDMVLFSLIVGFLTYWFIFRKKKEEVPEFSKIQTTAPPVKESSFVEKMKKTGRNIIVFYGSQTGTAEEFANRLSKDAHRYGMRGMSADPEEYDLADLSSLPEIDKSLVVFCMATYGEGDPTDNAQDFYDWLQETDVDLTGVKFAVFGLGNKTYEHFNAMGKYVDQRLEQLGAQRIFELGLGDDDGNLEEDFITWREQFWPAVCEFFGVEATGEESSIRQYELVVHEDIDTAKVYTGEMGRLKSYENQKPPFDAKNPFLAAVTTNRKLNQGTERHLMHLELDISDSKIRYESGDHVAVYPANDSTLVNQIGEILGADLDVVMSLNNLDEESNKKHPFPCPTTYRTALTYYLDITNPPRTNVLYELAQYASEPSEQEHLHKMASSSGEGKELYLSWVVEARRHILAILQDYPSLRPPIDHLCELLPRLQARYYSIASSSKVHPNSVHICAVAVEYEAKSGRVNKGVATSWLRAKEPAGENGRRALVPMFVRKSQFRLPFKSTTPVIMVGPGTGVAPFMGFIQERAWLREQGKEVGETLLYYGCRRSDEDYLYREELARFHKDGALTQLNVAFSREQAHKVYVQHLLKRDKEHLWKLIHEGGAHIYVCGDARNMAKDVQNTFYDIVAEFGPMEHSQAVDYVKKLMTKGRYSLDVWS; this is encoded by the exons GGCCCCACCCGTCAAAGAGAGCAGCTTCGTGGAAAAGATGAAGAAAACG GGAAGGAACATTATCGTATTCTATGGGTCCCAGACGGGAACCGCTGAGGAGTTTGCCAACCGGCTGTCCAAGGATGCCCACCGCTATGGGATGCGGGGCATGTCCGCAGACCCTGAAGAATATGACCTG GCCGACCTGAGCAGCTTGCCTGAGATCGACAAGTCCCTGGTGGTCTTCTGCATGGCCACATACGGAGAAGGCGACCCCACCGACAACGCACAGGACTTCTATGACTGGCTGCAGGAGACTGACGTGGACCTCACTGGGGTCAAGTTTGCT GTGTTTGGTCTTGGGAATAAGACCTATGAGCACTTCAACGCCATGGGCAAGTATGTGGACCAGCGGCTGGAGCAGCTGGGCGCCCAGCGCATCTTTGAGTTGGGCCTTGGCGATGATGATGGGAA cttGGAAGAGGATTTCATCACGTGGCGGGAGCAGTTCTGGCCAGCTGTATGCGAGTTCTTCGGGGTGGAAGCCACTGGGGAGGAGTCAAG CATCCGCCAGTATGAGCTCGTGGTCCACGAAGACATAGACACAGCCAAGGTGTACACGGGCGAGATGGGCCGTCTGAAGAGCTACGAGAACCAGAAACC CCCCTTCGATGCCAAGAATCCATTCCTGGCCGCTGTCACCACCAACCGGAAGCTGAACCAGGGCACTGAGCGGCATCTGATGCACCTGGAGCTGGACATCTCAGACTCCAAGATCAGGTAC GAGTCTGGAGATCACGTGGCTGTGTACCCAGCCAACGACTCAACCCTGGTCAACCAGATTGGGGAGATCCTGGGGGCTGACCTGGATGTCGTCATGTCTCTGAACAATCTCGACG AGGAGTCAAACAAGAAGCATCCGTTCCCCTGCCCCACCACCTACCGCACGGCCCTCACCTACTACCTGGACATCACTAACCCGCCGCGCACCAACGTGCTCTATGAGCTGGCTCAGTACGCCTCAGAGCCCTCGGAGCAGGAGCACCTGCACAAGATGGCGTCATCCTCGGGCGAGGGCAAG GAGCTGTACCTGAGCTGGGTGGTGGAGGCCCGGAGGCACATCCTAGCCATTCTCCAAGACTACCCATCGCTGCGCCCACCCATCGACCACCTGTGTGAGCTCCTACCACGGCTGCAGGCCCGCTACTACTCCATCGCCTCCTCCTCTAAG GTCCACCCCAACTCTGTGCACATCTGCGCCGTGGCTGTGGAGTACGAAGCGAAGTCTGGACGGGTGAACAAGGGGGTGGCCACCAGCTGGCTGCGGGCCAAGGAGCCGGCAGGCGAGAACGGCCGCCGGGCCCTGGTGCCCATGTTCGTTCGCAAGTCTCAGTTCCGCCTGCCTTTCAAGTCTACCACGCCCGTTATCATGGTGGGCCCGGGCACTGGCGTCGCCCCGTTCATGGGCTTCATCCAGGAGCGAGCCTGGCTCCGAGAGCAAG GCAAGGAGGTTGGGGAGACGCTGCTCTACTATGGCTGCCGGCGCTCGGACGAGGACTATCTGTATCGGGAAGAGCTGGCGCGCTTCCACAAGGACGGTGCGCTCACGCAGCTTAATGTGGCCTTTTCCCGGGAGCAGGCCCACAAG GTCTATGTCCAACACCTGCTGAAGAGGGACAAAGAACACCTGTGGAAGTTGATCCACGAAGGCGGCGCCCACATCTATGTCTGCGG GGATGCTCGAAATATGGCCAAAGATGTGCAGAACACATTCTACGACATCGTGGCCGAGTTCGGGCCCATGGAGCACAGCCAGGCCGTGGACTACGTCAAGAAGTTGATGACCAAGGGCCGCTACTCTCTGGACGTGTGGAGCTAG